In Sphaeramia orbicularis chromosome 5, fSphaOr1.1, whole genome shotgun sequence, a genomic segment contains:
- the cnbpb gene encoding CCHC-type zinc finger, nucleic acid binding protein b yields the protein MSSNECFGCGRSGHWVKNCPGAGRGRGKGRGRGKDLFCYRCGELGHVARDCERTEDACYNCGRGGHISRDCKEPKKEREQLCYNCGKAGHMARDCNHAHEQKCYSCGGFGHIQKCCEKVKCYRCGEIGHVAVHCSKASELNCYNCGKSGHLAKECTIEATA from the exons ATGAGCAGTAATGAGTGTTTCGGCTGCGGCCGCAGTGGCCACTGGGTGAAGAACTGTCCTGGCGCCGGCAGGGGGCGGGGCAAAGGACGAGGGCGGGGCAAAG ATCTGTTCTGTTATCGATGCGGTGAACTCGGACACGTCGCCAGAGACTGTGAGAGGACTGAggacg CCTGTTATAACTGTGGCAGAGGAGGTCACATCTCCAGAGACTGTAAGGAGCCCAAAAAGGAGCGTGAGCAGCTCTGTTATAACTGTGGAAAGGCAGGTCACATGGCGCGGGACTGTAACCACGCCCACGAGCAGAAATGTTACTCTTGCGGCGGCTTCGGACACATTCAGAAGTGCTGCGAGAAGGTCAAATGTTACAG GTGCGGTGAGATCGGACACGTGGCCGTCCACTGCAGTAAGGCGTCCGAGTTGAACTGCTATAACTGTGGGAAGTCGGGTCATTTGGCCAAAGAGTGCACCATTGAAGCCACGGCCTAA